A genomic region of Xiphophorus couchianus chromosome 9, X_couchianus-1.0, whole genome shotgun sequence contains the following coding sequences:
- the plcd3b gene encoding 1-phosphatidylinositol 4,5-bisphosphate phosphodiesterase delta-3-A, giving the protein MLGAKHKKNRAGTSEPKAIDPLRNLGIQDDEDVKQMLQGSSMVKVRSARWQKQRTLKLLDDGVTVWCQSQKTSSRAKEQQSFSVMEVECVREGCQSETLRRMADSVPEGRCLTVVFKGPRKSLDLLCSSQEEAQHWVRGIRTLQERVDNMTHKEKLDHWIHAYLSRADQNRDDKMSYEEVQTLLRMINVDLSDQYARSLFQKCDRSADGRLDHEEIEVFCKELLRRPELDAVFIRYSANSCVLSTVDLRDFLREQGEDASLTHSQSLILTYELNEWAQRNQFMTPNGFTIYMLSKENCVFNPEHLRVYQDMNQPLSHYFISSSHNTYLTKDQLTGDSSTESYIRALSHGCRCVELDCWDGDGGEPVIYHGHTLTSKVPFVEVIKTINEYAFKASPYPLILSLENHCSVEQQAVMARHLKAILGDKLLLKPLPGLKSTSLPSPEDLKGKILVKGKKEKVVEEYPSSSSDLDSSEEEGSYGKSSGKKDKKPGVSKLSPELSELVVYTRSVPFKSFEHAAKNPPTDMCSFSESEALRLSKDSGMHFVRLNCHQISRIYPSGQRFQSSNYNPQEMWNTGCQIVALNFQTSGEPMDLNQGRFLQNGLCGFVLKPPFMRQPSTSFNPENVGGGPAHRPLLLTVRVISAQQLPKPEWDKPSSIVDPQVLVEIHGVPIDNIKKKTHHVDNNGFNPRWDCTFNFTVHVPDLALVRFVVEDHDYTSSNDFLGQFTLPFTSLRTGYRHVRLLKLDGSSLSPASLFIHVKITPA; this is encoded by the exons ATGCTGGGCGCCAAACACAAGAAGAACCGGGCCGGGACGTCCGAACCAAAGGCCATCGATCCCCTGAGGAATCTGG GGATTCAGGATGATGAAGATGTGAAGCAGATGTTGCAGGGTTCCAGCATGGTGAAGGTTCGATCAGCTCGCTGGCAAAAACAACGAACCTTGAAGCTTCTGGATGATGGTGTGACTGTCTGGTGTCAATCCCAGAAGACATCCAGCCGGGCCAAGGAGCAACAATCCT TCTCTGTCATGGAAGTAGAGTGTGTTCGTGAAGGCTGCCAGTCAGAAACCCTGCGGCGGATGGCAGACTCAGTGCCAGAGGGTCGATGTTTGACGGTGGTCTTCAAAGGACCTCGGAAGAGCCTGGATCTCCTGTGCAGCAGTCAGGAGGAGGCCCAGCATTGGGTCCGAGGCATCCGCACTCTGCAGGAGAGAGTGGACAACATGACCCACAAAGAGAAACTTGACCA TTGGATCCATGCTTATCTCAGTCGAGCTGATCAGAACCGTGATGACAAGATGAGCTATGAGGAGGTGCAGACGCTGCTGCGGATGATCAATGTTGACCTTAGTGATCAGTACGCTCGCAGCCTCTTCCAG AAATGTGATCGGTCTGCTGATGGACGTCTAGACCATGAGGAGATCGAAGTGTTCTGCAAGGAGTTGCTACGGCGACCAGAGCTGGATGCTGTCTTCATTCGTTACTCTGCCAACAGCTGTGTCCTTTCCACTGTGGACCTGAGGGACTTCCTGAGGGAGCAGGGGGAGGATGCCTCCCTGACACACTCTCAGAGCCTCATCCTCACCTACGAACTCAATGAGTGGG ctcagagaaacCAGTTCATGACCCCTAATGGTTTCACCATTTACATGCTGTCTAAGGAGAACTGTGTGTTTAACCCCGAACACCTAAGAGTTTACCAAGATATGAACCAGCCGCTGTCACATTACTTCATCTCCTCATCACACAACACCTACCTCACCAAGGACCAGCTGACCGGGGACAGCAGCACAGAGTCGTACATACG AGCTCTGAGTCATGGCTGTCGCTGTGTGGAGCTGGACTGTTGGGATGGAGACGGAGGAGAACCCGTCATCTATCACGGTCACACGCTCACATCCAAAGTGCCCTTTGTGGAGGTGATCAAGACCATCAACGAGTACGCCTTTAAG GCATCTCCCTACCCTCTGATCCTGTCTCTGGAGAATCACTGCTCCGTGGAGCAGCAGGCTGTGATGGCTCGACACCTCAAAGCCATCCTGGGGGACAAGCTGCTCCTGAAGCCCCTCCCTGGGCTGAAATCAACTTCTTTGCCAAGTCCAGAG GATCTGAAGGGTAAAATCCTGGTGAAGGGTAAGAAGGAGAAGGTGGTGGAAGAATATCCGTCCAGTTCTTCAGACTTGGACTCATCAGAAGAGGAAGGCAGCTATGGCAAGTCCTCtggaaagaaagacaagaag CCAGGAGTATCCAAGTTGAGTCCGGAGCTGTCAGAGCTGGTGGTGTACACTCGCAGTGTTCCctttaaaagttttgaacatGCTGCCAAAAATCCGCCAACTGACATGTGTTCATTCTCTGAGAGTGAAGCCCTCAGGCTCAGCAAGGACTCAG ggatGCATTTTGTACGTCTCAACTGTCACCAGATCAGCAGGATCTACCCATCAGGCCAGCGCTTTCAGTCGTCCAACTACAACCCTCAGGAGATGTGGAACACTGGCTGTCAAATTG TTGCTCTGAATTTCCAGACGTCCGGTGAGCCGATGGATCTAAATCAAGGCCGGTTTTTGCAGAATGGTCTTTGTGGGTTTGTCCTAAAGCCCCCTTTCATGAGACAGCCTAGCACCTCCTTCAATCCGGAGAATGTTGGAGGTGGTCCGGCCCACAGACCCCTGCTGCTCACTGTTCGG GTTATTTCAGCTCAGCAGCTACCTAAACCGGAGTGGGACAAACCCAGCTCCATAGTGGACCCTCAGGTGTTGGTGGAGATCCATGGAGTTCCCATTGACAACATTAAGAAGAAAACTCATCATGTGGACAACAATG GCTTCAACCCACGCTGGGACTGTACGTTTAACTTCACCGTTCACGTACCTGACCTGGCTCTGGTCCGCTTCGTAGTGGAGGATCATGACTATACCTCTAGTAATGACTTCTTGGGGCAGTTTACACTACCTTTCACCAGTCTTcgcacag GTTATCGCCATGTGCGCCTGCTGAAGCTGGACGGCTCCAGCCTCTCTCCTGCCTCTCTCTTCATCCATGTTAAAATCACTCCTGCCTAA
- the chrm3b gene encoding muscarinic acetylcholine receptor M3 — protein MTFQLPEEEFDPLGGHTVWQVIIIVFLTGSLSFVTVVGNILVLVSFKVNKSLKTVNNYYLLSLAFADLTIGTLSMNLYTTYIIMGQWALGPVVCDLWLAIDYVASNASVMNLLVISFDRYFSVTRPLTYRAKRTTKRAMTMIGLAWSISFILWAPAILFWQYIVGERTVQPNECYIQFLSEPIITFCTAIAAFYLPVSIMAILFWKIYQETEKRAKDIQGLKGSGSGTNPSQAQNLDNGGGKDAVGSQRMSSIMLRQISSQSASSSEICLSSPERNRNNNSTSPGVENQKCCRTLCFQFSAFWTRFPASNRSCNTTTSTVEEAERSSVNGDMAAASEMNKNSQHYESVKVQKGSDGLTPSSSLDQSVAKATRDAVLAKRFATKAKIEINKRKNEKKANEKKANEKKAARTLSAILFAFITTWLPYNIMVLVNTFCQDCIPESLWALGYWLCYVNSTVNPMCYALCNKTFRTTFRDILICQWNQNRKKPNFNQRQAVGSRKEPR, from the exons ATGACCTTCCAGCTGCCTGAAGAGGAATTTGATCCACTGGGAGGTCACACTGTGTGGCAG GTCATCATCATCGTCTTCCTCACCGGATCCCTTTCTTTCGTCACTGTTGTTGGCAACATCCTGGTTTTAGTGTCCTTCAAGGTAAATAAGAGTCTGAAGACGGTTAACAACTACTACCTGCTCAGTCTGGCCTTCGCTGACCTGACTATCGGCACTTTGTCAATGAATCTCTATACTACCTACATCATCATGGGCCAGTGGGCTCTTGGGCCGGTGGTTTGTGACTTGTGGCTTGCGATAGACTATGTGGCCAGTAACGCCTCCGTCATGAACCTGCTCGTCATCAGCTTTGACAG GTATTTTTCTGTGACCAGACCTTTGACCTATCGGGCCAAACGAACAACCAAGCGAGCCATGACCATGATTGGACTAGCCTGGTCCATCTCTTTCATTCTCTGGGCCCCAGCCATACTGTTCTGGCAGTACATTGTGGGTGAGCGCACGGTCCAGCCAAATGAGTGCTATATCCAGTTCTTGTCCGAGCCCATAATTACCTTCTGCACTGCTATTGCTGCGTTCTACTTACCAGTGAGTATCATGgccattttgttttggaagATCTACCAGGAGACAGAGAAGAGAGCTAAAGATATACAAGGTCTCAAGGGATCTGGGTCAGGCACCAACCCGAGCCAGGCTCAGAACCTGGACAATGGCGGTGGAAAAGATGCAGTTGGCAGCCAGAGGATGTCATCAATCATGCTGCGCCAGATCAGCTCCCAAAGCGCCAGCAGTAGTGAAATCTGTTTGTCTTCTCCAGAGAGAAACAGGAACAATAATTCCACCTCACCAGGAGTGGAAAACCAAAAGTGCTGTAGAACGCTATGTTTTCAATTCTCAGCCTTCTGGACTCGTTTTCCTGCATCAAACAGATCTTGCAACACAACAACAAGTACAGTAGAGGAGGCCGAGCGCAGCAGCGTTAACGGGGACATGGCTGCTGCTTCAGAGATGAACAAGAACAGCCAACATTATGAAAGCGTCAAAGTTCAGAAAGGTTCAGATGGACTTACTCCCTCATCTTCTCTTGACCAGTCAGTTGCTAAGGCAACCAGAGATGCTGTGCTTGCCAAACGCTTTGCCACTAAAGCAAAAATAGAGATCAATAAGcgcaaaaatgaaaaaaaggcaaatgaaaagaaagcaaatgaaaagaaagcagCAAGAACTCTGAGCGCTATTCTGTTTGCATTCATAACCACGTGGCTGCCGTACAACATCATGGTGTTGGTCAACACTTTCTGTCAGGACTGTATTCCAGAATCTCTGTGGGCTCTGGGGTACTGGCTGTGTTATGTTAACAGCACAGTGAACCCCATGTGCTACGCTCTGTGTAACAAGACCTTCCGGACAACCTTTAGGGATATATTAATATGCCAGTGGaatcaaaacaggaaaaagccCAATTTTAATCAAAGGCAGGCTGTTGGCTCCCGAAAGGAGCCTAGATAG